The sequence GGAAGGCGGCATGGGCAGGTCGAAGGCATCGTCGCCCGAGGCCCGCATCAGGCTCTCGAGCTTGGTTCGCAGCCAGCCCCGGTCGTTCGAGCGCATGTCCATCGACAGGCTCTTGGCGAGCGCCCCGAGTCCCCGGGGTTGCTCCGCCCCGTTGACCCAGACCTCGAAGGGGTAGCTCCGCCCGCCGTCCTCGACGTGCCCGATGAAGACCGCGAAGCTGCCGAGCGGGTGATCGATCAGGTAGGTCCAGGCGGGATTGCCGTTGACCGGCCGCGGCCTGCGCTGCCAGCGCAGGCTCGCAAGCGCGGGCCGGGGCACCCGGTCCAGGCGTAACCGGCGGTCTGCATCGGAGAGGTCCAGGTCCTGGCGGTCCACCACGGGCCCCGGCCGAGGCTCCGGCGCGGGCGTCTGCGCGGGCGCGGGCTCGACCGAGAGCACCGATCCCGTCACGGGATTCGGGCGGAAGGTCGCGAGTCCCTTCAGCCCCGCGCGCCAGGCGTGCAGGTAGAGGTCCCGGAAATCGGTGAAGGGGTAGTCGGCCGGCACGTTGACGGTCTTCGAGATGGCGGCGTCCACATAGGGCTGCACCGCCTCCAGCATCCGCATGTGCTCAATGGCCGTGATCTCGAGCGCCGTGACCCAGTGCCCCGGGAGACGCGCGGCGTCGCCCCCGGTCTCGCGGTACAGGCGGAAGGCGTGGTCCTCGACCCGGTACTCGTCGTGCCCACCGTCGGCGCGGCGCTTGCGCCGGGTGTAGGTCCAGGAGAAGGGGGGCTCGATCCCGTTGGAGGCGTTGTCGGCGAACGCGAGACTGATGGTGCCCGTGGGTGCGACCGACAGCAGGTGACTGTTGCGCAGCCCGTGCTCGCGGATGCGCTCGCGCAGGGCGTCCGGGAGTCGCGCGGCGAAATCCGAGGCGAGATAACGCTCGGCGTCGAAGAGCGGGAAGCGGCCCTTCTCCCGGGCGAGGTCCGCCGAGGCCCCGTAGGCCGCGTCGCGCATCGTCCGGGCGACGCCGGCGGCCCGGGCCCGTGCGTCGACCGTGTCGTAGCGCAAGCCCAGCATGATCAGCGCGTCCCCGAGGCCCGTGAAGCCGAGCCCCACCCGCCGCTTGGCGGTCGCCTCGGCGCGCTGCTGCGCGAGCGGCCAGAAGGTCGACTCCAGGACGTTGTCGAGCATGCGGACGGCGACCGCGCAGACCTCCGCCAGACGTGCCTCGTCGAAGCGGGCCGCGTCGGTGAAGGGCTCCTCCACGAAGCGCGTGAGGTCGACGCTGCCGAGGCAGCAGCAGCCATAGTCGGGCAGGGGCTGCTCGCCGCAGGGATTGGTCGCTTCCAGCCGCTCGCAGTAGCCGAGGTTGTTCTCGGCGTTGGCGCGGTCGACGAAGAAGACGCCCGGCTCCGCGTGGTCGTAGGTGCTCCGTGTGATGGTGTCGAAGAGCTCGCGGGCGCGCACCGTGCGGTAGACCCAGCGCCCGTCCGCCCGCCGGTGGGCGCCGGCGGCGAGGAGATCCCCGGATGGCTCCGCCCGGTGCACCAGCTCCCACGGCCCGTCGGTCTCCACCGCGCGCAGGAAGGCGTCGGTGAGGGCGACCGAGAGGTTGAAGTTGGTGAGCTCGCCCTTCGCATCCTTGGCGTGGACGAACGCCTCCACGTCGGGGTGGTCGCAGCGCAGGATGCCCATCTGCGCGCCGCGCCGGGCACCCGCGCTCTCCACCGTCTCGCACATCCGGTCGAATACCCGCATGTAGGAGACCGGCCCGGAGGCCTTGCTGGCGGTGCCGCGCACCAGCGCCCCCTGGGGACGGATGCGGGAGAAGTCATAGCCCACGCCGCCCCCCCGGCGCATGGTCTCGGCGGCCTCGGAGAGCGCCACCATGATCCCGGGCTTGCCGTCCTCCTCTCCGAGTGTCGCGTCGCCGACCGGCTGCACGAAGCAGTTGATGAGGGTTGCCCGGATGTCGGTGCCCGCGGCGCTCATCACCCGCCCGGCGGGGATGAATCCCGCGCGCATCGCATCGAGGAAACGGGCCTCCCAGGCGGTGGGCTCGCGCTCGACGGCCGCCAGCGCGCGGGCTACGCGCCGCTGGACGTCCTCCAGGGTCCGCTCCTCTCCCTTGGCGTACTTCTCCAGCAGGACATCGATCGAGATGGGTTGCGTGGCCATTTCCTAGTATGGGCTCCGCGGGCAGCGTTTGAGTATCCGTCCCGGGTGTCCGGGCATGTGCGCCGGTGTCCGCGCCGATGACTCAAGGCGCGCTCACCGTCCAGTTCCCTTTGAGGGGCATCACCCATGGTTCGGAGGGCGGGGCCTCCTCGACGTTGCTCGTGGCGGTGTGCGTGTAGGTGCCCTCGAGCGTGCCCTGGGCCGTGCTGTCGGAGGTGGCGATCCCGGACAGCGTGCCCTCGACCTTGCCGACCCAGCGAAAGACCAGGGTCTCCTTGACCTCGGTGACCGTCAGCCCGCTCTTGGTCAGGGTTGCCTTGGGGACCTTGATGACGTCCTTCTGCTCGCGGCTCGATGACCCCACGAAGCTCAGACTCAGCGAGCCGGAGGCGGGAGCATAGCTGCCCGACACCTTGACCTCGGCATGTCCCTTCACGCTTCTGTCCTCCTCGTAGAAGACGGGAAAGCGGAAGCTGCCTTCGACCACGTCGCCCGGTCCGACCGTGAGCGTCAGCGATGTGCTGACGGGGGCTGCCGACTCGGCCTTCAGCGTCCCGCTGAGGGTCTTGCCCGCAAGCTTGGCGAACGCGGACCCCCCGGCCATCGGTGGTGCGTTGGGTGGGGCGCGGGGACCGTCCTCGGTCTCGTCGCGCCCACCCTCGTCGTCCCCGTCCGTCTCCTGCTCGCCTTCGCCGTTGCTCCCCGTCTCCTGCTCGTCGCCCGCGTCCTGCCGGTCTCCGGTGCCCCCTGGGGTTCCCTTGGCTCCCGGCCGCCTGCCCTTGCGTCCCTCGAGCTGTCCCTCGGGGGGTGGGTTGCGGTCCAGGCCCACAGTGCCCTGGGCGAGCGAGGGGTCCGGCGGGTCGAAGGGTAGCCCCGACCGGGCGAACTGGCTCAGGTTCTGGGCGATGGCCCTCTGCTGGCCTGCGAGAGTCTTCGGGCCGAGTTGCTGCTGGGCGTCGAGGCCGGCCTTGTCGTACCCCAGGAGACTGCTGATCAGTGCGGTGCTGAAGCTCTGCACGGGCCCGATCTGGTTCAGTCCGGTTCCGATGAGATATCCGCCGCCGGCGGAGATTGCCACCGCGCCGGCCACGATGACTCCGCCCCCGGGCAGTGCGGCGATGAAGCTCACCGGCTGCTGCAGGGCCCCCCAAAAGCCTCCCACCAGGGTGAGCGTGCCCGACACCTCCTTGCCGTAGAGCTGCGCCCCTTGCCTGACGTCCTGCAGTGCGTTGCGGGCCTGCTGGAAGAATCCAGCCTGATTGGGGAGGCCCGCCTCCTGCAGCCGCCTGACCGCAGCCTGCGACTCGCTCAGGCCGGTCGGAACCCGTGGTGGCAGGGCGTAGCCCGGTGGGGCGCGGTGTGGGAACCCCTTGGAGAGCAGGCTCTGATAGGTGGCCCGCTGTCCCGGGTCGAGGCCGGCACCGGGCTGCCAGAGGGTCGGGCCGCCGGTGGGGGCCAGGTTCTTGCTCGCGAACTGGGCCAGGTCGCGGCCGGCCGAGCTGAGCGGGTCGACGCCCGGGACCGGAGCCGGCGGGAGCGAGGTGCGAACGAAGTTGCGGACTGCGGGAAGCGACCGCACGAACTCGTCGAACGTGCTGGCGCTCTGCGTCCCGAGCGGGTCCACGCGGTTCACGGGGTCGTTGTCGAGGAAGGCGTAGGGTTCCAGGCTCGCGGGGTTGGCGGCATCGCCCGGCAGGGGATCCGGGGCGAGGAAGCGTGCGAGCTGCGGGGCATACCAGCGCGCCCGGTAGTGGTAGAGCCGGGTCGCCGGGTCGTAGAGCCGCCCCTGGAACCGGAAGGAGTTGGGAGTCTCCTCGCGGGCCTCCAGTGGCTCCCCGAAGGGTCCGTAGAGGTAACGGTTGAGGACCCGACCCTGTCCGTCGAGGACCGCGAGCACGCTCTGGTCGAGGTCGGTGACGTAGTACTGGGGCTGGCCGTCCTGCAGCCGCGCGAGGTGCTCGTCCAGGCGGTCGCCATCGAGGTAGGCGCTGCGCACCCGACCCTGGCCGTCGGTCTCCGCTGCCACGGACCGGCCGTCCACCAGGTAGCGCACGCTGTCCCGCCCCTCGACTCGCTCGGCCAGGTTGCCTTCCCCGTCGTAGCGGTATTCGACCGCCGCCCGCCCCGAGGGCTCGACGCGCACCAGGTCCTCCCCGGCGTAGGCGAACCGGACCGCGCCCGCGCCGGAACGGCTCTCGGCGAGGCGGCCCCGGGCGTCCCAGCCGAGTACTGTCTCGGCCGTGCCGTCGCGCAGGCGCCCGGGCCGCCCGGTCGGGTCGATCTCGAATCGGGTGGAGCCGGCCTGCACCAGGCTTCCGCCGCGGTCGTAGGCGTACTCGCGCCGGGACCCGTCGGGCAGGCGCGCGGCGGCGAGCCGCCCCACCGCGTCGTAGGCGTACTCGAACCGCTTCCCGTCGTGGTCGGCGGAAACGAGGCGTCCGCTGGTGTCCCAACCGTAGCGCACGCCAAGGAGCGGTTGACCCGAGGCGTCGCGCACGGTGAGGGACTGCACCCTGCCTTCCGGGTCGTAGGCATACTCGGCGCTGGCGGTCTGGCCGTAGTGCACCCGCTTGCGGCGGCGCAGCGGGTCGTGCTCGACTCGCACCTCGGCCTCGCCGAGCCGCGCCCGCACCAAGTTGCCCTCGCGGTCACGCTCGTATTCGCTGTGCAGGCCGCCCGGCAGGGTCCTCGTCAACGCGAGTCCGTCGGCGTCGTACGTGTAGTCGACCGCTTGCCCGCTCCGTTGTTCCTGGACCCGGCTCAGATTGCCCGCGGGGTCGTACGCATAGCTGAGCGCCCCACCTGGCCAGGTGTTCCGAGCCAGCCGACCGAAGCCGTCGTAAGCGAAGGACTGCTCCCCGGCGCCCGGGCGGTGCAGGCCGGCGAGCCGTCCCGCGCTGTCCCACGCATAGCGCTCGCCCGACCCATCGCTGCCGGCGCGCTCGATGAGCCGCCCGGCCTCGTCGTAGGTCAGGCGCTCGGTGCGGCCGTCGGGTGTGCCGCGGCTCGTGAGCCGGCCTGCGCGGTCCCAGCCGAAGGTCCAGCTCCGTCCTGCGCCGTCGCTCAGCCGCGTCAGCCGTCCGACAGCGTCGTACTCGAGGGTCGCCGCGGCCTGTCCCGCCTCCTCGACACGGGTGAGGTGCCCGCTGGCGTCGTAGGCGAAACGGCGCCGCGCAGCCCCGGCCCACTCGACCTCCGACAGTTGGCCGGTGCTGCCGTAGGCATAGCGGACCGTGCCGGACCGCAGGCCGCTCGCCTCCCGCAACCGCCCGGGCAGGTCGTAGGCGTAACGCAGCCAGGCCCCGTCGGGGAAGGTGACCTCGGTCAGCCGTCCCAGCGCGTCCCGGCTGTATCGGGTGCGCCGGCCGTTCACCTCCACCCACGTGGGCTCGCCGCGCGGGTCGAGGCTCGCCACCGTCTGATTGCCCCGGGCGTCCACCTGACGCAGTTGGCGTCCGTCGGGCGACACCTGCACCAGGTGCGTGCGCCCGTCCGGGTCCCGGTGTCCTCGCGGCCGGCCGGCGCGATCGTAGTAGTACTCGGTGAGTCGGCCGAGGGCGTCGACCGCGGTGAGCGGGTTGCCCAGGGCGTCGTAGGTGTAGCGTTCCCGCCTGCCGTCGGGGGCGGTGGCGGCGGTGATGCGCCCCAGGGCGTCCCGGGTCAGGGTGACGGCGGCGCCGTCGCTGCCGCGGACCGCCGTCAGGCGCCCTTCATCGTCGTAGCCGTATGCAGTGAGGGAGCCTCCCTCGTCCTGGACACCAGTCACTCGTCCGTTGGGGTCGCGCGTCAGGAGGGTTCGCCCCGCGGGAGACTGGACCTCGCTCAGCGTACCGCCCGGGCCTGCGTAGACAAAGGTCTCTCGAGTGCCGTCCGGGGCGGCACGGGCCGTCACGCGGTGGCGCGAGTCGTAGGCGAATGCCACCGCGCGGCCCGCCGGGTCCTCGATGCGCACCAGCCGGCCGTGCGGGTCGAAGGTCTTGGTGGTGGTGGCGCCTTGTGCGTCCGTGACGCGGACCTCGCGACCGTCCTTGCGGAAGCGCCACCCGGCCGTGCGCCCCGCGGGGTCCGTGAGCGTGGTGGAATCCGACTCGCCGTCTCCCCCGTAGCGAAAGGTGGTGACGGCACCGCCGGCACCCCGGAGGCTCGCGACCCGCCCCTCGCCGTCGTACTCGACCACGGACTCGGCGCCCTCGGGCCAGCTCATCCGGCTGAGCCTTCCTCGGTCGTCCCAGCCAAAGCCGCTCGCGAGCCCGGTGAAGTCGACGACACGGATCAGGCGCCCCGCGGGGTCGTACTCGAGCCGCGCAGCCCGTCCGATCCCGTCGCGCGCCTCGGTGAGGCGGCCGGCCTCGGAGAACGTCAGCTCGAGCAGGGTGGCATCCGCTGTGCGCAGGGCAGCCGGGCGGTCCGGGGGGCCTTCCAGGGCCACCTCGTTGCCGCCGGCGGTGACGCTCCGCAGCCGTCCCTCCCGGTCGAATCGGCGGTGGCCCGCCGCATCCTCGACGGTGTAGCCGTCGGGGGTGCTCCGCAGCACCGAGAGGCCACGGTCGGCGAAGAGGCCGCCTTGCCCCGGCCGGAAGCGCCGGGTCTCTCCGGCAGGCTCCAGCAGGACGACGTCAGGTCCCGTGGGGACCAGGCGGGCCTCCAGGCTCGAGCCCCAGCCGGGGCCGAGCCAGGACCCTCCGGGCACACCGCCGACCCCGGTCAGGTGGAACCGGAAGCCGCCGTCGCCGAGGGGCAGGTGGAGGAGGGGCAGCGTGACCACGAGTGTGCCGGTGCGGGGCAGCACCGCGACCCGCGGGTCGTGGACGTAGGCGTCGACGGCAAGCGATTCGGCCTCGGCCTGCGGGGCATTGCCCACCAGGGCGGTCGGGCCGAGTGCCGATGCAGGTGCGGAAACGCCCGCCCACACCATCATCGCCAGCGCTCTCCAGGTCCGCCGGAATGTCGCTCGCGCCGTGGGGCGGGACACTTTCGTGATGCTGCGAGGGGACTCTGCGTGCACGGGGCGGGGCCCTCCGGCCGGGATCGGACTGGGGTGACTGTCGGGTGCAGCGGTCGCCCGTCGGCTCGGCTTGAGGGGACTCGGGCCGGCGCGGCGGGCGGAGTGGTGCGCATTCTACCTGGGCCCGAGGCGTGAGCCTTGAACCCGCTTGGCGGGCAATCCCATAATGGAAAATGTCCAAGTGGTCCCCCCCCGCGGTCGTGCTGCTCCCGGCCGGCAGTGACCCCCATGCCTGAGTTGCTCTACCACCTCGCTGCCGCCCCCTTCGAGTCGGCCCGCTGGGTCGACCTGCTGGACCCCGGGCACCGGGCGGCGCGCCTGCACGGGCACAGCTTCCTCGCCCGCGTGCGGGCGGAGCTGCCCGCGGGCTGGGCGGGGTTTCCCGGCGGGGAGACCGATGCCCTCGCCGCGGCGCTCGGCGCCTGCGTCGGCCGGCTCGACTATCGGCACCTGAACGAGGTCCTGGCGGTGCCCACCGACGAGAACCTGGCGCGCTGGGTGCGGGGCTGCCTGGAGGTGCCGGGACTGGCCAGCGTCGGCATCCAGAGTACCCGGGACCAGGGGGCGGACCTCGACGGGCAGGACCACGTGCACGTCTGGCGGCGCTTTCGCTTCGAGGCCGCCCACCGGCTGCCGCGGGTTCCGCAAGGGCACCCCTGCGGGCGGATGCACGGGCACGGCTTCGAGGTCATCCTGCACGCCGACCAGGACCTGGGGACGCGCGACCTGGGGGTGGACTTCGACCGCCTGGAGGCGCTCTGGGCGCCGTTTCGGGGTGAGCTCCACCACGCCTGCCTGAACGATCTCCCGGGGCTCGAGAACCCGACCAGCGAGATGCTGGCGGCGTGGCTGTGGCGGCGGTTGCAGCCGGAGCTGCCCGAGCTCTCGTGGGTGACGGTGTACGAGACCACGACCGCGGGCTGCCACTACGACGGGGCGCACTTCCGTATCTGGAAGGAGCTGAAGTTCGAGAGCGCGCTGCGGCTCGCGCGGGCTCCGCGGGGCGACCCCCGCCGGCGCCTGCACGGGCACAGCTATCTCGTGCGCCTGCACCTCAGCGCGCCGATCGATACCGTCATGGGCTGGACGGTGGACTACGGGGACGTGAAGGAGGTCTTCCAGCCGACCTACAAGGCGCTCGACCACCACCTGCTGAACGAGCTGCCGGGTCTCGCCGACGCCGACCCGGCGACCCTGACCCGCTGGGTCCGGGAGCGGGTGGCCCCGAGCCTCCCGGTGCTCGACCGGGTCGATCTCTACGCCACTCCCGGCTGCGGGGCGATGCTCAGCTGGGGCGAGCAGGGGCCGGCGCTGCCCACGTGACCTACTGGGTCAAGGAGATCTACTACACCCTCCAGGGTGAGGGTGCCTGGACGGGGAGGGCGGCGGTGTTCTGCCGCTTCGCCGGCTGCAACCTGTGGTCGGGGAGGGAGGAGGACCGGTCTGCGGCGGCCTGCCGTTTCTGCGACACCGACTTCGTGGGAACCGATGGGCCCGGCGGGGGCAGGTTCCCGGATGCCCGCGCCCTGGCCGAGGCGGTCGGCCAGGCCTGGCGGGCGGGCGCAGGCGGGGGCTCCGGAGGGTGCCCGCTCGTCGTCTGTACGGGAGGCGAGCCGCTGCTGCAGCTCGACGAGGCCCTGGTCGATGCCTTCCACGGCGAGGGCTTCGAGGTGGCGGTGGAAACCAACGGTACCCGGCCGGCCCCGGCCGGGCTCGACTGGGTCTGCGTCAGTCCCAAGGCCGGCGTGCCGCTCGCCCTCGACTCGGGCGACGAGCTGAAGCTCGTCTATCCCCAGGAAGGCGCGCCGCCCGAGGCCTACGAGCACCTGGCGTTCCGGCACCTCTTCGTGCAGCCGATGGACGGGCCCGAGCGTGAGAGGAACACGGCACTCGCGGTGCGCTACTGCCTCGCGCACCCGCGCTGGCGGCTCTCGCTGCAGACCCACAAGCTCATCGGGGTGCCGTGAGGGGAGGGGTGGACTCGCGCCGTTGCTCGCGCGCGTGGCGCTCGATGTGCTGCAGGGCGAGGCCCAGCAGTCCGAAGGAAGTCAACGCACCGAAGAGGAACAGGGTTGCGGTCATGGGCACCTCTGTCGTGGTGGATATCAAAGAGATAGGCGCGCCATGCCGGTTGCGCCAGGCGCAGGTTCACAGCTTGTGACGCAGTGCCGGATCCGGGGTCGCCCGGCTCGGCGATCAAGGGCTCGCCGATTCCGGAGCCGGCTCCGGCGTGGCCTTC comes from Gammaproteobacteria bacterium and encodes:
- a CDS encoding 6-carboxytetrahydropterin synthase; this encodes MPELLYHLAAAPFESARWVDLLDPGHRAARLHGHSFLARVRAELPAGWAGFPGGETDALAAALGACVGRLDYRHLNEVLAVPTDENLARWVRGCLEVPGLASVGIQSTRDQGADLDGQDHVHVWRRFRFEAAHRLPRVPQGHPCGRMHGHGFEVILHADQDLGTRDLGVDFDRLEALWAPFRGELHHACLNDLPGLENPTSEMLAAWLWRRLQPELPELSWVTVYETTTAGCHYDGAHFRIWKELKFESALRLARAPRGDPRRRLHGHSYLVRLHLSAPIDTVMGWTVDYGDVKEVFQPTYKALDHHLLNELPGLADADPATLTRWVRERVAPSLPVLDRVDLYATPGCGAMLSWGEQGPALPT
- a CDS encoding adenosylcobalamin-dependent ribonucleoside-diphosphate reductase, whose protein sequence is MATQPISIDVLLEKYAKGEERTLEDVQRRVARALAAVEREPTAWEARFLDAMRAGFIPAGRVMSAAGTDIRATLINCFVQPVGDATLGEEDGKPGIMVALSEAAETMRRGGGVGYDFSRIRPQGALVRGTASKASGPVSYMRVFDRMCETVESAGARRGAQMGILRCDHPDVEAFVHAKDAKGELTNFNLSVALTDAFLRAVETDGPWELVHRAEPSGDLLAAGAHRRADGRWVYRTVRARELFDTITRSTYDHAEPGVFFVDRANAENNLGYCERLEATNPCGEQPLPDYGCCCLGSVDLTRFVEEPFTDAARFDEARLAEVCAVAVRMLDNVLESTFWPLAQQRAEATAKRRVGLGFTGLGDALIMLGLRYDTVDARARAAGVARTMRDAAYGASADLAREKGRFPLFDAERYLASDFAARLPDALRERIREHGLRNSHLLSVAPTGTISLAFADNASNGIEPPFSWTYTRRKRRADGGHDEYRVEDHAFRLYRETGGDAARLPGHWVTALEITAIEHMRMLEAVQPYVDAAISKTVNVPADYPFTDFRDLYLHAWRAGLKGLATFRPNPVTGSVLSVEPAPAQTPAPEPRPGPVVDRQDLDLSDADRRLRLDRVPRPALASLRWQRRPRPVNGNPAWTYLIDHPLGSFAVFIGHVEDGGRSYPFEVWVNGAEQPRGLGALAKSLSMDMRSNDRGWLRTKLESLMRASGDDAFDLPMPPSGEPVRVPSLVAGFARLVHLRCTELGAFEDLGPTPVLDALMSPKEPKTGTDGTLSWTVDILNPATGDDFVMGLKELVLPDGKRRPYSVWLSGAYPRVLDGLCKSLSYDMRVIDPAWVGAKLRQIADFPEPRGDFLAWEPGRHRQRSYPSTVAYLAALILHRYAMLGILDGDGFPVEPMGVVEGAGPRSGGNPGTQPGRRCEECGGYTVVRRDGCDFCTACGAIGACG
- the queE gene encoding 7-carboxy-7-deazaguanine synthase, producing the protein MTYWVKEIYYTLQGEGAWTGRAAVFCRFAGCNLWSGREEDRSAAACRFCDTDFVGTDGPGGGRFPDARALAEAVGQAWRAGAGGGSGGCPLVVCTGGEPLLQLDEALVDAFHGEGFEVAVETNGTRPAPAGLDWVCVSPKAGVPLALDSGDELKLVYPQEGAPPEAYEHLAFRHLFVQPMDGPERERNTALAVRYCLAHPRWRLSLQTHKLIGVP
- a CDS encoding RHS repeat-associated core domain-containing protein, which encodes MMVWAGVSAPASALGPTALVGNAPQAEAESLAVDAYVHDPRVAVLPRTGTLVVTLPLLHLPLGDGGFRFHLTGVGGVPGGSWLGPGWGSSLEARLVPTGPDVVLLEPAGETRRFRPGQGGLFADRGLSVLRSTPDGYTVEDAAGHRRFDREGRLRSVTAGGNEVALEGPPDRPAALRTADATLLELTFSEAGRLTEARDGIGRAARLEYDPAGRLIRVVDFTGLASGFGWDDRGRLSRMSWPEGAESVVEYDGEGRVASLRGAGGAVTTFRYGGDGESDSTTLTDPAGRTAGWRFRKDGREVRVTDAQGATTTKTFDPHGRLVRIEDPAGRAVAFAYDSRHRVTARAAPDGTRETFVYAGPGGTLSEVQSPAGRTLLTRDPNGRVTGVQDEGGSLTAYGYDDEGRLTAVRGSDGAAVTLTRDALGRITAATAPDGRRERYTYDALGNPLTAVDALGRLTEYYYDRAGRPRGHRDPDGRTHLVQVSPDGRQLRQVDARGNQTVASLDPRGEPTWVEVNGRRTRYSRDALGRLTEVTFPDGAWLRYAYDLPGRLREASGLRSGTVRYAYGSTGQLSEVEWAGAARRRFAYDASGHLTRVEEAGQAAATLEYDAVGRLTRLSDGAGRSWTFGWDRAGRLTSRGTPDGRTERLTYDEAGRLIERAGSDGSGERYAWDSAGRLAGLHRPGAGEQSFAYDGFGRLARNTWPGGALSYAYDPAGNLSRVQEQRSGQAVDYTYDADGLALTRTLPGGLHSEYERDREGNLVRARLGEAEVRVEHDPLRRRKRVHYGQTASAEYAYDPEGRVQSLTVRDASGQPLLGVRYGWDTSGRLVSADHDGKRFEYAYDAVGRLAAARLPDGSRREYAYDRGGSLVQAGSTRFEIDPTGRPGRLRDGTAETVLGWDARGRLAESRSGAGAVRFAYAGEDLVRVEPSGRAAVEYRYDGEGNLAERVEGRDSVRYLVDGRSVAAETDGQGRVRSAYLDGDRLDEHLARLQDGQPQYYVTDLDQSVLAVLDGQGRVLNRYLYGPFGEPLEAREETPNSFRFQGRLYDPATRLYHYRARWYAPQLARFLAPDPLPGDAANPASLEPYAFLDNDPVNRVDPLGTQSASTFDEFVRSLPAVRNFVRTSLPPAPVPGVDPLSSAGRDLAQFASKNLAPTGGPTLWQPGAGLDPGQRATYQSLLSKGFPHRAPPGYALPPRVPTGLSESQAAVRRLQEAGLPNQAGFFQQARNALQDVRQGAQLYGKEVSGTLTLVGGFWGALQQPVSFIAALPGGGVIVAGAVAISAGGGYLIGTGLNQIGPVQSFSTALISSLLGYDKAGLDAQQQLGPKTLAGQQRAIAQNLSQFARSGLPFDPPDPSLAQGTVGLDRNPPPEGQLEGRKGRRPGAKGTPGGTGDRQDAGDEQETGSNGEGEQETDGDDEGGRDETEDGPRAPPNAPPMAGGSAFAKLAGKTLSGTLKAESAAPVSTSLTLTVGPGDVVEGSFRFPVFYEEDRSVKGHAEVKVSGSYAPASGSLSLSFVGSSSREQKDVIKVPKATLTKSGLTVTEVKETLVFRWVGKVEGTLSGIATSDSTAQGTLEGTYTHTATSNVEEAPPSEPWVMPLKGNWTVSAP